AAAATCATCTCTTTGTCTCCAGCATCATCTGTGCTCGTTTGACATCCCGCCAGCAATAATAACAGAATCGTCCCCCAAAGCATCAACCTTAATAGTTGCACTTTCATCGTCCGACATCTCCTTTTATCTTTTAATTTAATATGCTTTTAGTTTCGTAGATGATGTTTCCGAGTTCTTCATCATCGTAGCCTTCAAGCTGTTTGAGACTTGTTTTAAAAGCAGCGGAACGCACCATCTGGCAAAATCGTGTTAATGCAGCCTTGTTCTCATCTGTCCAGCGTATAACAAGATCAAAATATTCGGTTGCCACAGGGATGAAGGAGAGATCCACTTTTCTCGCTGCTGCCTCGATCCCCAGGGCCACATCCGCGCTTCCCCTGGCCACCCAGGCCGCTGTATCAAGATGGCTCCATTCTTCGTGTTCGTAACCCTGAATCGATTGCGGGTCAATCTTTCGTTCGGCCAAATGGGCATCTAACAGCAAGCGTGTACCAGATCCTTTCTGCCGGTTGACAAAGGTCACGTCCTCTCTCTGCAAATCTTCCCAGGTTGTGATGTTTTTGGGGTTGTTTTTGGCCACAATAAATCCTTGGGTGCGTGCCGCTAAGCGCATCACAGTGATCGGT
The sequence above is a segment of the Caldalkalibacillus uzonensis genome. Coding sequences within it:
- a CDS encoding helix-turn-helix transcriptional regulator, with the protein product MRKENRPYTPDEVAELLQISKHTVYELIKRGELAAFRVGNKMRIEPQDLEAYKRQTKVSAPSSTTSYSTIESRNAIVPSYPSPALRLAGSHDFLIEHMTRFMNVATPALLLHSSYIGSLEGLMMLYRGATDIAAIHLIDPATREYNLPFIQRLFIHEPITVMRLAARTQGFIVAKNNPKNITTWEDLQREDVTFVNRQKGSGTRLLLDAHLAERKIDPQSIQGYEHEEWSHLDTAAWVARGSADVALGIEAAARKVDLSFIPVATEYFDLVIRWTDENKAALTRFCQMVRSAAFKTSLKQLEGYDDEELGNIIYETKSILN